The following are encoded in a window of Psilocybe cubensis strain MGC-MH-2018 chromosome 4, whole genome shotgun sequence genomic DNA:
- a CDS encoding U1 small nuclear ribonucleoprotein C has translation MPKHYCDYCDVFLTHDSTSVRKAHNSGRNHLSNVRDYYASLGHDKAQNIIDQITSAYESGGPPPGGFGFGPQHLGAPPPGFGPPPMGYGGQPMPPPGFGGPRPPFPPGPGFPPMMPPGGPPFPPGGMPPPGMNGPPGGFGGPPPFPPSGGPPGAGMGAPPFPPNAQGGAHPPPGANFNGPPGSQNGPPPGANAGPTAPSIHPDRLRMLNSGGR, from the exons aTGCCA AAACACTACTGCGACTACTGTGACGTCTTCCTCACTCACGATTCTACGTCAG TTCGCAAAGCTCACAACAGTGGCAGGAATCATCTTTCAAACGTCCGTGATTATTATGCAT CTTTAGGACACGACAAGGCCCAAAACATTATTGATCAAATCACCTCCGCCTACGAATCTGGAGGACCTCCTCCTGGTGGGTTCGGCTTTGGACCCCAGCATCTTGGAGCACCTCCGCCTGGTTTTGGACCACCTCCAATGGGATACGGAGGACAGCCAATGCCACCTCCAGGATTTGGCGGTC CCCGCCCACCGTTCCCTCCTGGCCCAGGATTTCCTCCCATGATGCCCCCCGGTGGACCTCCATTCCCTCCCGGTGGTATGCCTCCTCCTGGTATGAATGGCCCTCCCGGTGGATTTGGAG GGCCACCGCCATTCCCACCGTCTGGAGGACCACCCGGCGCAGGCATGGGTGCACCCCCCTTCCCACCGAATGCTCAGGGCGGAGCACACCCTCCTCCCGGTGCAAATTTCAACGGACCTCCTGGATCACAAAACGGGCCTCCACCAGGTGCGAATGCGGGACCAACTGCGCCAAGCATCCACCCGGATAGACTGAGAATGCTAAATAGCGGTGGAAGATGA
- a CDS encoding hypothetical protein (Uncharacterized protein C4G9.04c), with product MSLYSQNLYGQPSYGGPSYRASPPSSNGYYYAQPPSHPPAPPMYEVDAASFRRDFSTRLEQLTFNSRPIIQQLSMFAQDYARYADIVGQCVRAHIRRVPPWMKLPAFYLLDAISKNVYEPYARHFATFVTSLYLETYNQVDDNTRGKMEEMLLTWRTGSPSGKELFGAQEQLAIERGVWGSGSSSSSNVHSGPGSVMKSQVMSELLYALGQKERAVQSNPYDTMSQNHILVLQQLRMHVEAGVSQEELRQILNQLRNLVKSTAPPPPVPQPTVPSAPSWHSPPPPPAFLPQISQISQVTPPPVSYVQPVKIEEQPPASLNVVSPPTLPVPSTSAAPPSGNIANILSSLLKSGVLSTTGTPTGAGATAKGEDVPVETQEQVEIDEAVREYRDKILLEPINLHSLESTRPSLIVELLYEQQGLQCKQCGIRFPDTKLGKRRQDDHLDMHFRQNRKASDDLGRGHSRSWFTSVEDWIQDVSGAKKGKGRIDGSGPLNAKATAAAETAKREEDLRSQFVIVPPGEEAHIMSCPICKETLKSEFLEDDEEWVWKNATKKDDKIYHATCYAEAFLSTNSLAARLRSEKGHGSRSATPEVHPMTNSVRAMTPPATVRVSSKSPTQSPLSESKVAAGTKPSNWRYSSEPAFLGTSKENDEYLHATLAQIDHLANEDVEMQAPLSEYATYVVVDTNILLHHFEVLAQFVDDVEKFTLPVIVIVPGAVVHELDGQKNRDGLAWFARRASAWLLEKIRNRKSVKGQAQEETCKSSGNWKIKERGEISSGEMFNDALILDCCMYFSRERPTLLCSADNNLCILSQTQGLATICPSRFWSSREIVHTLYGNKVDSSLFGGHKESYRNNRATPPVPHEPDEDSMAVDDDESSNGGEWQSEHPINMLHAAVVDHFTRLLVELVGAVGGEEVRQRSTPEEEATRSRHAPRRRHYSEWSVAECVEYLTERRKVKLVNPRPEVFLLRAYRRGTPGSRTGREWSRQDWNMGLNNLKEISAAWGDVSIRESLVSLAPHVDNVFSMPLRAT from the exons ATGTCATTATACTCTCAGAATTTATATGGTCAGCCATCGTATGGCGGACCAAGTTACAGGGCTTCACCGCCCTCCTCGAACGGTTATTACTACGCTCAGCCCCCTTCGCACCCACCAGCACCTCCTATGTATGAGGTTGATGCGGCTTCCTTTCGCAGAGACTTTTCTACTCGTCTGGAACAGCTTACATTCAACTCAAGACCAATCATTCAGCAACTCTCTATGTTCGCGCAAGATTATGCACGATATGCAGATATAGTGGGGCAATGTGTACGGGCACATATTCGAAGG GTCCCACCCTGGATGAAGCTGCCGGCCTTTTATCTACTCGACGCCATTTCAAAAAACGTGTATGAGCCCTATGCTCGACATTTCGCGACCTTTGTTACTAGTCTGTATCTTGAAACCTATAACCAGGTTGACGATAACACCCGTGGTAAAATGGAGGAAATGCTCTTAACTTGGCGTACAGGGTCACCATCAGGAAAAGAATTGTTCGGAGCTCAGGAACAACTTGCAATTGAGCGTGGTGTATGGGGAAGCGGCAGCTCA TCTTCCTCGAATGTTCATTCTGGTCCGGGATCTGTTATGAAATCGCAAGTTATGAGCGAACTTCTTTATGCTCTCGGTCAAAAAGAACGCGCAGTGCAATCTAATCCATACGATACAATGTCACAGAATCATATCCTTGTTCTGCAACAG CTTCGTATGCATGTTGAGGCAGGTGTATCTCAAGAGGAACTTCGTCAAATTCTCAATCAACTACGCAACTTGGTGAAGAGCACAGCGCCGCCACCTCCCGTACCACAGCCAACTGTCCCTTCCGCCCCTTCATGGcactcaccaccaccgccaccagcCTTCCTTCCTCAGATATCTCAGATTTCGCAAGttactcctcctcctgtgTCTTATGTTCAACCAGTCAAAATCGAGGAGCAACCTCCCGCATCACTCAACGTCGTCTCCCCACCGACACTCCCTGTGCCGTCTACATCTGCGGCCCCTCCATCTGGTAATATCGCAAatattctttcttctcttctcaaGTCTGGCGTACTTTCTACCACTGGCACTCCTACAGGTGCTGGTGCAACAGCGAAGGGGGAAGATGTTCCTGTTGAAACCCAGGAACAAGTGGAGATTGATGAAGCCGTTCGGGAATATAGAGATAAAATTCTTTTGGAACCCATCAATCTCCACTCTCTGGAATCAACAAG ACCGTCCTTAATTGTTGAACTTTTGTACGAACAGCAAGGACTGCAATGTAAACAATGTGGTATTCGATTTCCTGACACAAAATTGGGCAAAAGACGTCAAGACGATCATCTCGATATGCATTTCAGGCAAAACCGCAAAGCCAGCGATGACCTAGGTCGAGGTCACAGTCGTAGTTGGTTCACGAGCGTTGAG GACTGGATTCAGGATGTATCGGGTGCTAAGAAGGGAAAGGGTCGGATCGATGGTTCTGGACCTCTTAACGCGAAggctactgctgctgctgagacTGCTAAGCGAGAAGAAGATTTACGTTCTCAGTTTGTTATTGTGCCCCCTGGTGAAGAGGCTCATATCATGTCCTGCCCGATTTGTAAGGAGACTCTTAAGTCAGAATTTTtagaagacgacgaagaatgGGTGTGGAAGAATGCGACGAAGAAAGATGATAAG ATATACCATGCTACATGTTATGCGGAGGCCTTCCTTTCAACAAACAGTCTAGCCGCGAGATTACGAAGTGAAAAGGGTCATGGCAGTAGATCTGCCACTCCTGAGGTTCATCCAATGACTAATTCAGTTCGGGCAATGACGCCCCCAGCTACCGTGAGGGTATCTTCGAAATCGCCAACGCAGTCACCGTTGTCGGAATCTAAAGTGGCTGCTGGTACTAAAC CGAGTAACTGGCGATACTCCTCAGAACCTGCGTTTCTAG GCACATCTAAAGAAAACGATGAATATCTTCATGCCACGCTAGCTCAGATTGACCATCTAGCTAAcgaggatgttgagatgcAG GCCCCCCTTTCCGAGTATGCAACCTATGTGGTTGTAGACACGAATATCCTTTTGCACCACTTCGAGGTGCTCGCGCAGTTCGTAGATGACGTTGAAAAGTTTACCTTGCCTGTTATTGTTATAGTTCCCGGAGCGGTGGTGCATGAATTAGACGG ACAGAAGAATCGTGACGGATTAGCGTGGTTTGCCCGTAGGGCGTCAGCGTGGTTACTTGAAAAAATCAGGAATAGAAAATCCGTAAAGGGACAAGCACAAGAAGAAACATGCAAATCCAGTGGAAATTGGAAAATTAAAGAACGTGGGGAG ATATCTAGTGGGGAAATGTTCAACGATGCACTGATACTTGACTGTTGTATGTATTTCAGCCGCGAACGACCTACGTTGCTGTGCAGCGCCGACAACAATCTCTGTATTTTGAGCCAAACGCAAG GCCTTGCCACAATCTGCCCTTCCCGTTTCTGGAGCAGTCGAGAAATTGTGCATACTCTCTATGGCAACAAGGTGGACTCGTCTCTATTTGGAGGACATAAAGAAAGCTATAGAAATAATCGAGCCACCCCACCTGTGCCGCACGAACCTGATGAAGACAGTATGGCCGTTGATGACGACGAATCCTCGAATGGAGGAGAGTGGCAATCGGAGCACCCAATCAATATGCTACATGCAGCCGTTGTCGACCACTTCACCCGCCTGCTTGTCGAACTCGTGGGGGCAGTGGGAGGCGAAGAAGTTCGCCAACGAAGCACGCCTGAAGAGGAAGCGACACGGTCTCGCCACGCGCCGCGACGGCGCCATTATTCAGAATGGAGCGTGGCAGAGTGCGTGGAATACCTGACCGAACGGCGAAAAGTGAAGCTAGTGAACCCCAGACCCGAGGTATTTCTGTTGCGGGCGTATCGACGAGGTACGCCAGGCTCGCGAACGGGAAGAGAATGGAGCCGTCAGGACTGGAATATGGGGTTGAATAACTTGAAAGAAATCAGCGCTGCATGGGGCGATGTGTCTATCCGAGAATCACTAGTCTCCCTTGCGCCTCATGTCGATAACGTGTTCTCGATGCCGCTGCGGGCGACATGA
- a CDS encoding Tubulin alpha-1A chain — MREVISVHVGQAGVQIGNACWELYTVEHGLSPDGRLMEGSPSANDGGFSTFFSETSSGKHVPRSLYIDLEPNVIDEVRNGPYRSLFHPETLVTGKEDAASNYARGHYTIGKEQIDVVMDKVRRLADNCSGLQGFFVFHSFGGGTGSGFGALILERLSTDYGKKSKLEFSVYPAPTLANSVVEPYNSVLTTHTTLEHSDCSFMVDNEAIYDICKKNLGIVSPSLTNLNRLIAQVVSSITASLRFDGSLNVDLNEFQTNLVPFPRIHFPLATFAPIISAEKAHHEQNSVADMTFSCFETGNQMVKCDPREGKYMACALLYRGDVVPKDVNAAVAIIKTKRTIQFVDWCPTGFKLGICNEPPAHVPGGDLAKVSRSMCMLSNTTAISSAWSRLDHKFDLLYSKRAFVHWYVGEGMEEGEFSEAREDLAALEKDYEEVGIDSADVEEAEY, encoded by the exons ATGCGTGAAGTCATCTCCGTGCACGTTGGCCAGGCTGGTGTCCAGATCGGAAATGCCTGCT GGGAGTTGTACACCGTCGAACACGGTCTCAGC CCTGACGGCCGTCTGATGGAAGGATCGCCTTCTGCCAACGATGGTGGCTTCAGCACTTTTTTCTCCGAGACTTCCTCAGGCAAACACGTGCCGCGTTCGTTGTACATTGACCTCGAGCCCAATGTCATCGATGAGGTCAGGAATGGTCCCTACAGAAGTCTCTTCCATCCCGAGACTCTTGTTACCGGAAAGGAAGATGCTGCCAGCAACT ACGCTCGCGGCCATTACACCATTGGCAAAGAGCAAATTGACGTTGTGATGGACAAGGTCCGCCGTCTTGCAGATAACTGCTCGGGTCTTCAAGGATTCTTTGTTTTCCACTCTTTCGGTGGTGGAACTGGTTCCGGATTTGGTGCTCTTATTCTGGAGCGTCTTTCCACTGACTATGGCAAGAAGTCCAAGTTGGAATTCAGCGTTTATCCTGCTCCTACTCTTGCCAACTCCGTCGTTGAGCCCTATAACTCGGTCCTTACCACTCACACCACCCTCGAGCACTCTGATTGCTCTTTCATG GTTGATAATGAAGCCATCTATGATATCTGCAAGAAGAATCTTGGCATTGTTTCTCCCAGCTTGACCAACTTGAACAGATTGATTGCTCAAGTTGTCTCATCGATCACTGCTTCGTTACGTTTTGATGGATCTTTGAACGTCGATTTGAATGAGTTCCAGACTAACTTGGTCCC CTTCCCTCGAATTCACTTCCCCTTGGCCACTTTTGCCCCCATCATCTCAGCAGAGAAGGCTCATCACGAGCAGAATTCTGTTGCCGATATGACCTTCTCCTGCTTCGAGACTGGCAACCAGATGGTGAAATGCGACCCCAGGGAGGGCAAATACA TGGCTTGCGCTCTTCTTTATCGTGGTGATGTCGTCCCCAAGGATGTCAATGCTGCTGTTGCGATCATCAAGACCAAGCGCACTATCCAGTTCGTTGACTGGTGCCCTACTGGTTTCAAGCTCGGTATCTGCAATGAACCCCCTGCTCATGTCCCCGGAGGTGACCTTGCTAAGGTCTCACGAAGCATGTGCATGTTGTCCAATACCACCGCTATCTCCAGCGCTTGGAGTCGCCTTGACCacaagtttgaccttctctACTCCAAGCGTGCTTTCGTTCATTGGTATGTTGGTGAGGGCATGGAGGAAGGCGAATTCTCAGAGGCCCGTGAGGATCTTGCTGCTCTCGAAAAAGACTATGAGGAAGTTGGTATTGACTCTGCCGATGTGGAAGAGGCTGAATATTAA
- a CDS encoding putative glutamine--tRNA ligase: MSKAPKADAQLDHLVPLFTSMGLTQAKALEATKAPKSAAVLQDIIDTNKDAVTGLDEKQATLISNLAVIVSKASAISTEQRDYVVEAVLKSKLKSVDQITAAVKYVESNKLPIDEVEFNNECGVGFSISPEDLYARVNEYVTMNNIAGWASLGTVVNALKASPALRWANALDVKKTVDVVFLEKFGAKETGKPKAKEAKPAAGKPKKEEAPAPPPRKSVFEEGFLGQLHKPGGNPQIHPHLRDAHLAATGGQVWTRFPPEPNGYLHIGHSKAIFVNFGYAAHHGGKCYLRYDDTNPEKEEARYFESILEMVRWLGFEPWKITYSSDYFAELYDLAVELIKRDKAYVCHCTQEEIKIDRGEKRGQPRPCIHRNRPIEESLAEFEAMKNGKYKPKEANLRMKQDLEDGNPQMWDLTAYRVLETPHHRTHDKWKIYPTYDFTHCLVDSIENISHSLCTTEFIASRQSYDWLCDALEVYKPRQSEYGRLNLEGSIMSKRKIAALVDEKFVNGWDDPRLYTLIALRRRGVPPGAIVSFVSTLGVSTSASNIEIARFDQTVRQYLEGTAPRLLMVMKPLKVTIENLPEDYCLMIEKPLHPKVPEVGTSTIPFTRTIYIEAEDFRTEDSPDYFRLAPGKTVGLFQAPHPITCLSYKTNPATGEVTELICKLENEGPAKKPKAFIQWVAEHSPSGSPVRVDETRIFHPLFKSDRVPSDFRSDIAPDSLEVVKTSFVEVGFWSLATKSLQEARQDAKARTEKATKDNFIAEPGSESDTPMATSEQLVGNECVRFQGLRVAYFALDKDSRIAALEEGSTVKGRQEGDFIVLNRIVSLKEDAGKA, translated from the exons ATGTCGAAAGCACCCAAAGCAGATGCTCAGCTGGACCATCTTGTGCCACTCTTCACGTCGATGGGCTTAACCCAGGCCAAGGCTTTAGAAGCTACTAAAGCCCCGAAAAGTGCAGCTGTCCTTCAAGATATCATCGATACCAACAAAGATGCTGTCACAGGACTCGACGAAAAACAAGCTACTTTGATTTCCAATCTTGCAGTGATTGTTTCCAAAGCCAGCgcaatatcaacagagcaGCGCGACTATGTGGTCGAAGCTGTATTAAAGTCCAAGTTGAAGAGTGTCGATCAAATCACCG CTGCTGTCAAATACGTCGAATCCAACAAGCTACCTATTGACGAAGTCGAATTCAACAATGAATGCGGTGTTG GGTTTTCGATCAGCCCAGAAGATTTGTATGCCCGGGTCAATGAGTATGTTACGATGAACAATATTGCAGGCTGGGCAAGCCTCGGAACTGTTGTCAATGCTCTAAAAGCATCACCAGCTTTACGTTGGGCAAATGCTCTGGATGTTAAGAAAACCGTGGACGTTGTATTTCTGGAGAAGTTTGGTGCAAAAGAAACAGGAAAGCCAAAGGCCAAA GAAGCCAAGCCCGCTGCCGGAAAGCCAAAGAAGGAGGAAGCTCCAGCCCCCCCTCCACGGAAATCAGTATTTGAGGAAGGTTTCTTAGGTCAACTCCACAAACCTGGAGGAAATCCTCAGATCCACCCCCACTTGCGCGATGCACACCTTGCAGCCACAGGGGGCCAGGTTTGGACTCGTTTCCCTCCTGAACCTAACGGTTACCTTCATATTGGACATTCTAAAGCGATTTTTGTGAATTTCGGTTATGCTGCGCACCACGGCGGGAAATGCTACCTGAGATACGACGATACAAACCCTGAAAAAGAAGAGGCAAGATATTTTGAAAGTATATTGGAAATGGTTCGTTGGCTTGGATTCGAACCATGGAAAATCACCTACTCCAGCGACTATTTTGCGGAGCTATATGATCTTGCAGTCGAACTTATCAAGCGTGACAAAGCCTATGTTTGCCATTGTACTC AGGAGGAGATCAAAATTGACCGAGGTGAGAAGCGAGGCCAGCCAAGGCCTTGTATACACCGAAACAGACCTATCGAAGAATCTCTGGCTGAATTCGAAGCAATGAAAAATGGGAAATATAAACCAAAGGAAGCCAATCTACGTATGAAGCAAGATCTTGAAGATGGAAACCCTCAGATGTGGGACCTGACAGCCTATCGCGTCCTGGAGACCCCTCATCACCGCACCCATGACAAATGGAAGATCTACCCAACATATGACTTCACGCATTGTTTAGTTGATAGCATAGAGAACATTTC TCATTCACTTTGCACAACTGAATTCATCGCTTCGCGTCAGTCCTACGATTGGCTCTGCGATGCGCTTGAAGTCTACAAGCCCAGACAGTCCGAGTATGGTCGACTGAATTTGGAAGGCAGCATCATGTCAAAACGAAAGATCGCTGCACTCGTGGACGAAAAGTTCGTTAATGGTTGGGACGACCCTCGTCTTTACACACTCATCGCACTTCGGCGTCGTGGTGTCCCTCCTGGTGCCATCGTGTCCTTCGTCAGCACGCTCGGTGTTTCAACTTCTGCTTCTAACATCGAAATCGCCCGGTTTGACCAGACTGTGAGACAGTATTTGGAGGGCACCGCGCCCAGACTTCTTATGGTCATGAAACCATTGAAAGTCACCATCGAGAATCTACCTGAGGACTACTGCTTAATGATTGAAAAGCCTCTACATCCCAAGGTCCCTGAAGTTGGGACGTCGACAATACCCTTTACTCGCACAATTTACATCGAAGCGGAAGATTTTAGGACAGAGGATTCCCCAGACTACTTCCGTCTCGCACCTGGCAAGACAGTTGGTCTCTTCCAAGCCCCTCATCCCATCACCTGCCTTTCGTACAAGACCAATCCCGCTACGGGAGAAGTCACGGAGCTCATATGTAAGCTCGAGAATGAAGGCCCAGCGAAGAAACCCAAAGCTTTCATTCAATGGGTAGCCGAGCACTCCCCTTCAGGAAGTCCAGTCCGAGTCGACGAGACCAGAATTTTCCATCCCCTGTTTAAGAGCGACCGTGTTCCGAGCGATTTTAGGTCTGACATTGCACCTGATAGTCTTGAAGTCGTAAAGACCTCATTTGTCGAAGTTGGATTTTGGTCTCTCGCCACAAAATCCTTACAGGAAGCCAGACAGGATGCGAAAGCCAGAACGGAGAAAGCAACCAAAGATAACTTTATTGCTGAACCAGGATCCGAAAGCGACACACCAATGGCCACCAGCGAGCAATTGGTTGGTAATGAATGTGTTCGCTTCCAAGGATTGCGTGTTGCGTACTTCGCTCTTGACAAAGACTCCCGTATCGCTGCATTGGAGGAAGGATCTACTGTCAAGGGCCGCCAGGAAGGAGATTTCATCGTTCTGAATCGTATTGTCAGCTTGAAGGAAGATGCTGGTAAAGCATAG
- a CDS encoding Sm-like protein lsm3b has protein sequence MDPSVTGIQEPFDLIRLSLSERVFVKLRGDRELTGILHAYDGHMNLIMSDVEETIMIVDPDNIANGQNVVNVAKRKMDMLFVRGDGVILVSPPSRT, from the exons ATGGACCCATCAGTAACTGGAATACAAGAGCCTTTTGATCTAATACGACTTTCTCTCAGCGAAAGGGTTTTTGTCAAGTTAAGAGGAGACCGGGAACTAACTGGCATACTTCAT GCTTACGATGGTCATATGAATTTGATAATGAGCGATGTTGAAGAGACTATCATGATTGTTGATCCTGACAATATCGCGAACGGCCAGAATGTTGTGAAT GTCGCAAAGCGCAAAATGGACATGCTATTCGTTCGGGGGGATGGCGTGATTCTT GTTTCTCCACCGTCTCGTACATGA
- a CDS encoding SCF E3 ubiquitin ligase complex F-box protein grrA, translating to MVSLYKHHAPSTTSLSDDDDNDEETNQFAFNPDHHVLPAPWAFKGQPTSTVVHRPASHSPISTIPAEIMIQIFKHLHSSKDLYTALRVSRTWCQCSVELLWHKPSFPKYNTIHKMAALLQREKQTFTYALFIRRLNFLNHGAELSDELISMFARCDRLERLTLIGCKQISSEALCSILPKFSHLVAIDLTGVTNTSSEAIIGLASVATRLQGINLSGCENVTDSGIVALAKSCPLLRRVKLSNLTKITDISVSALAENCPMLLEIDLNHCALITDVSVRLIWTHLTHMREMRLSHCILLTDAAFPAPLRPDSQGDAINPFAHSSAKTDELPPLHINRTFDNLRMLDLTACALVTDDAVEGIISHASKIRNLVLSKCVLLTDKSVETICKIGRHLHYLHLGHASKITDRAVRLLARACTRIRYIDFANCVNLTDMSVFELSLLPKLRRVGLVRVNRLTDEAIYALAERHATLERIHLSYCDQISVMAIHFLLLKLHKLTHLSLTGVPAFRQAELQRFCREAPKDFNTAQRLAFCVFSGKGVSQLRTYLTELFDRITEMNNTDDTEYEEDDIDSQEDDTPEPEIYVEARERERFPRPDIMYNDGRPSHRIRNANVEEHIARQRQNFLSNPSAVGGHHVNSSHRNGNGVPHLSTSPTTNIRGATTRLNAQIQAATPLAGPSRHQEEYSDFGALRNRTRAGNTQRVVARPNNTIAGQDGLEQRRQTEGESSRVLDTEVLSWTRTQLRPIADVLPVVESSASPSPNDLVPNDNGSGFFRTYQERPTSPTVSSRGNGALTPDLNYAEIGHGRGAHGGNVRSGLNANPDLTPMPASAPRLSETPALEPPSQFASSDSECEPTKVPEHSTPVAPPAENSWLHNASSSVNRRVPPESSALLDVATNDNNRQHTLVTDSRGRREQTGNQVQLQGGSDPRARSVKRTFRSTINAAEHYANSFFGRGDRPDAGSSGGPHP from the exons ATGGTCTCCCTCTACAAGCACCATGctccctccaccacctccctctccgacgacgacgacaacgacgaggAGACCAACCAGTTTGCCTTCAATCCAGACCACCATGTCCTTCCCGCCCCATGGGCTTTCAAGGGGCAGCCCACCTCCACCGTCGTCCACAGGCCTGCTTCCCATTCTCCCATATCAACAATACCCGCAGAGATTATGATCCAGATTTTCAAGCATCTGCATTCATCTAAAGATCTCTATACCGCCCTGCGAGTTTCGCGTACCTGGTGCCAGTGTTCTGTCGAGCTCCTGTGGCACAAGCCCTCGTTTCCAAAGTACAATACGATACACAAGATGGCCGCCCTTCTCCAGCGAGAGAAACAGACATTCACCTACGCCCTCTTCATTCGTCGTCTCAATTTTCTCAATCATGGCGCAGAACTCTCCGATGAACTCATCAGCATGTTTGCCCGTTGTGACCGTCTCGAACGACTAACATTGATAGGATGCAAGCAGATATCCAGCGAGGCACTCTGTTCCATCCTTCCTAAATTCTCCCACCTTGTTGCCATCGACCTCACAGGCGTCACAAATACATCAAGCGAAGCCATCATCGGTCTTGCCTCTGTCGCCACCCGTTTGCAGGGCATCAACCTTTCGGGTTGTGAGAATGTTACCGATTCTGGAATCGTTGCTCTTGCCAAGTCGTGCCCCCTTCTTCGCCGCGTCAAACTGAGCAATTTAACCAAAATTACAGACATCTCAGTTTCTGCGCTTGCAGAGAATTGTCCTATGCTTTTGGAAATCGACCTCAATCATTGTGCACTCATCACAGATGTCTCAGTGCGTCTTATCTGGACACACCTTACCCATATGCGAGAAATGCGTTTATCTCACTGCATACTCCTCACGGATGCTGCTTTTCCTGCTCCTCTACGACCCGATTCCCAGGGTGACGCTATCAATCCGTTTGCTCATTCCAGTGCAAAGACAGACGAATTACCTCCTCTTCATATCAATCGTACTTTCGATAATTTGCGTATGCTAGACTTGACAGCGTGTGCTCTCGTCACAGATGATGCTGTCGAAGGCATCATCTCACATGCATCTAAAATTCGAAACTTGGTGCTTTCAAAATGTGTTCTCCTTACCGATAAGTCAGTGGAGACCATTTGCAAAATTGGGCGACACCTACACTATTTACATCTCGGTCATGCAAGCAAGATTACCGATCGTGCCGTGCGCCTTCTTGCCCGAGCATGTACGCGTATACGATATATCGATTTTGCAA ATTGTGTCAATCTAACCGACATGTCTGTATTTGAACTTTCGTTGTTGCCCAAATTGCGACGGGTTGGCCTAGTTCGCGTCAATCGGCTCACAGATGAAGCTATTTATGCCCTGGCTGAGCGGCATGCTACCCTTGAACGTATCCATTTGTCATACTGTGATCAGATTTCAGTCATGGCCATCCACTTTCTCCTTTTAAAACTTCACAAATTAACCCATCTCAGTTTAACTGGAGTTCCGGCATTTAGGCAGGCAGAACTACAGAGATTCTGCCGCGAGGCGCCCAAA GATTTTAATACTGCCCAACGTCTTGCTTTTTGCGTGTTCTCCGGTAAAGGTGTCTCACAGCTTCGGACATATCTCACAGAACTATTCGACCGCATCACGGAGATGAATAACACGGACGATACCGAgtatgaagaagatgatattGATTCCCAGGAAGATGATACCCCAGAACCGGAGATTTATGTTGAGGctagagagagggagagattCCCTCGCCCTGACATCATGTATAATGATGGTCGACCCTCGCACCGTATCCGCAATGCAAATGTCGAAGAGCATATTGCACGGCAACGACAGAATTTCTTATCCAACCCCAGTGCGGTTGGCGGGCATCACGTCAATTCTTCTCATCGTAACGGGAACGGTGTTCCACATCTTTCTACTTCGCCAACAACCAATATACGCGGAGCTACTACGCGACTAAATGCTCAAATCCAAGCCGCGACACCTCTTGCCGGACCATCACGACATCAAGAAGAATATTCTGACTTTGGAGCTCTCAGAAACCGGACACGAGCGGGGAACACTCAGCGAGTTGTGGCCCGCCCCAACAATACAATCGCGGGACAAGATGGTCTGGAGCAACGGCGGCAAACTGAAGGCGAAAGCAGTCGTGTGCTTGACACCGAGGTATTGTCGTGGACCCGTACACAACTCAGACCTATCGCCGATGTACTACCAGTCGTTGAATCATCGGCTTCACCGTCGCCCAACGATCTAGTACCAAATGATAATGGATCGGGTTTCTTTAGAACCTATCAGGAAAGGCCTACATCTCCAACTGTCTCATCCCGTGGAAATGGTGCTCTGACCCCAGATCTTAATTATGCTGAAATTGGCCATGGCCGCGGAGCTCATGGAGGAAATGTCAGAAGTGGACTGAATGCTAATCCAGACCTCACCCCGATGCCAGCGTCTGCACCTCGGTTATCTGAAACCCCTGCATTAGAACCACCATCGCAGTTTGCCAGTTCTGATTCAGAATGCGAACCTACGAAAGTCCCAGAACATTCCACGCCTGTTGCACCACCCGCAGAAAATTCTTGGCTACACAATGCTTCGTCGTCGGTGAACAGACGTGTGCCACCCGAATCATCAGCCTTATTGGATGTAGCCACAAACGATAACAACAGGCAACATACCCTTGTTACAGATTCGAGAGGGCGACGTGAACAAACCGGCAATCAAGTCCAGCTGCAGGGTGGATCGGACCCCCGAGCGAGAAGCGTCAAGAGGACTTTTCGAAGCACCATTAACGCTGCTGAGCATTATGCTAACTCGTTCTTCGGAAGAGGGGATCGACCTGATGCTGGTAGTTCCGGCGGGCCACATCCTTAA